Within the Gigantopelta aegis isolate Gae_Host chromosome 8, Gae_host_genome, whole genome shotgun sequence genome, the region TACATGTTCCGTTTCTACATGCTGAGATGTCCCCTCCAATTTAATCATTATGGTGTTCATTTGTTTCCGTTGCCATTCTAATTCCTTTGTTATACCATCCAAAGACACCTGGACGCCTGAGATGGCTTTAAGCATCTCTCTTTCGACACCTATTAACAGAATAACTTTAATATGTTTACAAAGttgcaaacaaatttaaaaccaaaattaCAATAAAGAATATACCAGAATACAATAATGTGTGAAATACCAAgctatttaaatgtaattttcaaCAAGTTAATGATTTTGTTCAGAGCAGTTCTTAAGTCTTATTATACCTGATACTTTGGGTGATGTTGGCGTTTTCATTCTAGGGAATGGCAGAATGTTTTCGTGAGAAGAGGACCCATCTGAAAATTacgaaacaaaatattattgctgaattttattttataatacatgcattggaaggaaatgttttatttaacgcagcactcaacacactttatttatggttatatggcatcggacatatggcttaggaccacacagatactgaggaaacctgctgtcgccacttcatgggctactcttttcgattagcagcaagggatcttttatatgcaacatcccacagacaggataacacataccacggcctttgatataccagtcgtggtgcactggctggagcgagaaatagcccaatgggcccaccgacggggattgatcccaaacaaACCACACATCAAGATAACACTTTACCTTTgtgctacgccccgcccctacATACATTGGTTACATATTTTTGGCTAAAAAAAGGTATAACATTAAGCAAATATTGAATGTATTATCAAAAGCTATGGGTTGAAGGCAATATCAGTTGGGATTCCCAACTGAGTAATATATactcagaagatagaaaatggcttagccaaactTTTAGCCTCTTGTAAATTTTATTAGcaatttgttgtaaaaaaaattagccaatggctaatttggctactgacagcgcgagccctggaGTATACTCTTCCATTAACACATATCTATTGACCAATCAAACTGTAGTAATTAACCTAATATACTAGAAGAATTAATCATATATTTTTCCAAATAGAATGATTTAAAatcgttttattttttataagaatttattgtatttgtttCCACATGGGATGTCACTAAGCTCATTTAAAatcatatacatatgcatatgcatatacatatatatatatatatgatgtcaCACATACTTTGGGAAATTCTTTGAAAGCGCTGAATTGGTGTTTCTCTGGGAAGAAGTTCATTTAGATCCTGTGCCTCAGGTTGTTTAAGATTAGATTCTACAGAACTTGAATGATGACATTCAGCCTGTATATGTGATGTGGACTGCAGGGAATGGAGTAAAGACTCTGGAGATTGCTCTGACAACACTACCATGTTAGGTATATGTGGTGGGGATGGGGCCCTTGTGAGACGTCCAGCAGATTTGTGGTTAATAGCAGATTTGTTAACTTTCTTGGTCGGATTGGGTTTGTATGTCTCATCATCGTCATCCTCACTACTGCTACTAGATAACTGTTTCTTCTTGCGTCTGTAAACAAATAAtggtaaaaacattttgaaaaaaaatcatgtttgaTTAAATTTCCAATTTGGTTATTTTGGCACACATTCAATGTGCTAAAATGGTACAACGTATCCAAAAGGTTCATGATGTTCCAAAATGATTTCGATCGTTGTAATATATATCGGGATAACACATCAATTCTGGCCCAGAGGTGTGTGTGAGAGAAATACTTCTTTCTGAAATCTCTTGGACACCCTCCCACATCTTTCACATAAAGCTAGATACGCCTCTGAAGCCTTTAAAgtaacattcctgagtttgctgcaagttttaagatgatatcgactaacaattgtaattacatatcaaatatattgtttctgcataaaatagtggctgtatattaaacgtgtttctgatcgtactaatatttgtactaggttaaatttcattttatttcctaaaaaaatgtctttcgtacttacaaaattattttgaaacaaaattcagtttgggcttcttagaaatattaagatgaccacaaacgcattgaatatacagacactgatattctaaacaagaaaacatatttaatcgtagaaacattcTATTAGtctaaaacatcttacaatgaagcaaactcaggaatgtccctttaaagtaaacTGTGAACTGAAAGTTTAAAACTATTATTGGTAATAGGCCTTGTAAATACTCACTTTCGAACTGGTCTGCCCATCACCAGTGCCTCCTCAAGATCTGTTTGAAGATCGGATTGGTCCTCTGCCAACTTTAACTTCCGATGTCCATCAGCATAAGTTGCTACATAGATAAATATTGGGCAGTTTAACAACTgacatgtttaaaattaaaacaatcagTTGCCTGAAATTGCATTGGTATGAAACTTGACTGTTCCTCCATAGCGGAAACAACCAGTACCCATACAATTTAAGCCGATTAGCCAAACATGGTtactttgttttgaaaatgattaTGGGCCAATAGTACTTTGTTTTTGGATAACATTTTGTTCCAATATactaaacacattttgatatattGCTTTAATGCATAAAGTATGTTACGTAATTGACATACATCCTTTTTTATACTAATTAGGTGTCAATTTGCATCTGCAGACAAGTAGCCATAGCAAACAATAGTTGCCCTATATATTCATAAgtggaataaaattaattaagcatACTAGACTAGTCTAATATTGAAGCAATGTTGATATAAATCAAGATTTAACTTAAAATTATGCATATGGcctcttgttttatttataactacAAAATGTTTCTAATATCTCAATTTAAGTCTATGCAAAGTTAGAATAAAAACAGTCATAAAGCAGGTTTGGCCAAAAGGAAATGTAGAATTATGCTATTCGTGCACAAGGCAGGGTCATCCTTCATAGAATAAGAAAGGTTCATGTAAGATTAGAAAAGATGATGGATGACAGATGCACAAATACCACTAGAAAAGCTCTGCCGATTATCGATGCAGCAGAActaaaaaataatcaataaaaaaaaatatgatcaACTTACCACATGCAACCATTATTTCCACTTCAAACAGTGTCCATTTATCCACATCTGGCTGCAGTCTGTCTTTAACAGCCTTGTTTATTGCCATGGATGATTTGAAGGGTGGCCAGTATGATTCTGTTCCATTTCCAGAAACTTCaccacaatatacatattgaaTCTAAAGATAGCTTGTATTGATAAAGgcatgtaatgaatgaatgcatgaatgtttaacgacaccccagcacgaaatatacattggctattgggtgtcaaactatggtaatgcaaaaacagtgtaaagaactgtgcaaaaacacaaatatcacagaatctTACAGATACTGAatcttactcaaaacttcaattttgtgctgtattggccattctcaaagagaatgttacacccctgcaccacggtgaggttacagcacacacaGGGACAAAGGCATGAAATGCAAGaggcattatatatatatatatatatatatatatatatatatatatatatatatatatatatatatctgaatgACTGTGAACTCGGCTAGTGTAATGTGTGCATGCTCAGGTTAGCCAACGGAAGGTTACACAGCTGACAACAATTAAGCAATTAAAGATCAGTTGACAGCTTTGATATTTAAGTATCTAATGCACACATATGCTTTGTGTTTATTGGCAGCtttgtcgcaaatttagttgaGATAAGctgagttagggttagggtttgggTTAGGTAGTTTTTAAATTACGAATGTGGTTAAATGTCCGTCACAAAAATGTTCCTTAAAAAACATCTCATGATTTTCTCCAAAGATCAGTTTAATCCACTGTCTTcatattgtttgaatttgttttccttttaaaaacatttatttagcaaaataaaaagtaactgAATTTATGTGGTTGAATAGATGTCAGTGGCATTTCACTTCCATATAGATTTTCAAGATGTCGGAATGTCCAGCGAGCTATCACTCGATGATCAACTTAAATCATTTAACATTATGAAAGTTTACCTAAGACaatattaaagtaaagtttgttttatttaacgacgccactagagcacattgattttttatcttatcattggctattggacgtcaaagatATTATCATTCtaagtgttttccctagcttgttttagcatggtgcagcaccatgcctcaatagtctagcaccttcttgccttaatcagcaccatgctgccctgacatttttcactaattaattataaaattgcctttataaaacacccaaaaaggtattattaatgaatgaagtatgccttttatatattttgccattcatttattaaagcaaacatataaattacattaatgtttattttaattaatgtttgtgtatttttaatgaaaaacaagtgccctgaaaatggtgaaaatgccccaaaagtgtttggtctaccatgccttgcttaatttctagggaaatcactaattctgactgtagaccgatggcctaaccacgatgccaccgagaccggtaagGCAATATTAAAGTCACTAAGTGAAACCTTTGGTGTAGGCAAATCAACTGTTGGAGATATCATCAAGAAACGAGACATATATAAGGCCGAATTCGAAAAGAACGTCAGCGAAAACAAATGTCAGTTTAATAAATTGTGCAAATTTTATATGGTTAACGAACTGGTGTAATATTTTTGAAGAGtaatcattaatttatttatttatcacttAATTTTTGAAACTGAATTAAATTTAGTGGACAGATCACTTTATGTAAAAGTAAATACGTTATCACTTTTCCTGTTTTAAATAACGAACACAatacaacaaatgtttttgcatCAATACGAATCCCCGAAAACCGAATACCTCTGAAGACCAGATGTTTTATTTGGTCGcttgggtgtccggtttagagggatttcactgtatatgctTTTAAAAGACACATTTGAATGCATCCACAGTCAACTGAGGgtatgggggggagggggctccCCTAGAAAGAAATTTGGTtgagtttagggttagggttaagaaaatcatacattaatgctaataataattaattttgtcaaaagattaactCAAAATAAAAAATCGGCAAAAAAagttgggtatggtgccatacccgttttaccctctggcagaaaccctgtcaacactcatgattaataaatacatttatgctCATATA harbors:
- the LOC121380060 gene encoding uncharacterized protein LOC121380060 is translated as MAINKAVKDRLQPDVDKWTLFEVEIMVACATYADGHRKLKLAEDQSDLQTDLEEALVMGRPVRKRKKKQLSSSSSEDDDDETYKPNPTKKVNKSAINHKSAGRLTRAPSPPHIPNMVVLSEQSPESLLHSLQSTSHIQAECHHSSSVESNLKQPEAQDLNELLPRETPIQRFQRISQNGSSSHENILPFPRMKTPTSPKVSGVEREMLKAISGVQVSLDGITKELEWQRKQMNTIMIKLEGTSQHVETEHVLEGLNLPLVSVEEVEVAEAMLSEKNVRTALVTRLAVVGGSSLKENVRRVMGTVLSNNVSRLYNWAGKYGWKSQDNTPKRAFGNLKLAAVITRAIMRNVHLKDVTEVVVTKEMMTWLRNSGDRNGGRKKRTLDKAAIQADHSNVD